A window from Flavobacteriales bacterium encodes these proteins:
- a CDS encoding OmpA family protein — translation MKRIITVLLLLISCSTFAQSKKLWLHYADQYYKAKDYSSALNYYLKTLDDTSVMNLQIRPYEPEISNQKLGQLKNKQGSEVPMRSYVLHRIAMCQKYIFDYSAAIPSFKNSLTTGHFPEDEYFLGYSYMQIKEYDTAVIHFEKYLQNDKRTDSLAKCADRDMIGCYYAKDVNNVKSEVIITMLDTSSVNKGTSNFAAIYWDGYEKIIFTSARTGGVLLDPEKQQSEYLCDLYWAEKNEAGWSTPRNFGRPVNTGLHDGAGSMSIDGFMYFTRWSDLNRNDVNIYEARMMNNMFFEAYKLDSSVNVPGYQSKNPFISMDGKQLFYSSNRPGGSGGFDIWVCDIDENGHPVNPRNLGPTINSEYDEVTPFLHHVSSTLFFSSNGHNSTGGLDIFKSYYNPDDSTYATPGNIGLPFNSPQDDAYFTADRFLKHGYFSSDREPCDGGHCYDIYEFTNSPIAFKLTGFVYNAETDDIIPNALLTFNDVNGQDEPIFLTTDENGFYSQDLKQEQELFIKAKKTKFFADAATVTTFGLTESKTLEQDFFLRPIPAGEIEIPGIEYDFNKATLRPKSKEILDQLYDFLMLNNDLVVEIKSHTDCRGSDAYNMKLSQERAQSCVDYLISKGIARERLIPQGYGETEPLFKCDDIEAIKKSDPDKYEEQHQRNRRTAFRVLKQS, via the coding sequence ATGAAACGAATTATAACCGTATTACTACTTCTGATTTCGTGCTCCACATTTGCACAATCTAAAAAACTCTGGTTGCATTATGCCGATCAGTACTACAAGGCGAAGGATTATTCCTCTGCATTGAATTACTATTTAAAAACGCTCGATGATACCTCAGTAATGAACCTGCAGATTCGTCCCTACGAACCTGAAATCTCCAATCAGAAACTGGGACAATTAAAAAACAAACAAGGTTCTGAAGTCCCGATGCGCAGTTATGTGTTGCATCGCATTGCCATGTGTCAGAAATACATTTTCGATTACAGTGCTGCTATTCCTTCGTTTAAAAATAGTTTAACCACCGGACATTTTCCGGAGGACGAATATTTTCTGGGTTACTCCTATATGCAAATCAAGGAGTACGACACTGCAGTAATTCATTTCGAAAAATATTTACAAAACGATAAACGAACCGATTCACTGGCGAAATGTGCAGACCGCGACATGATTGGTTGTTATTATGCCAAAGACGTAAACAATGTAAAAAGCGAAGTAATCATTACTATGCTCGATACTTCGAGCGTAAATAAAGGAACATCGAATTTTGCTGCGATTTATTGGGATGGTTATGAAAAAATAATTTTTACCAGTGCGCGTACAGGCGGTGTATTACTTGATCCGGAAAAACAACAATCGGAATATCTCTGCGATTTGTATTGGGCAGAAAAAAATGAAGCAGGATGGTCGACCCCTCGTAATTTTGGACGACCTGTAAATACCGGTTTACATGATGGAGCCGGAAGTATGTCCATTGACGGATTTATGTATTTCACCCGTTGGTCGGATTTAAACCGCAATGATGTAAACATCTACGAAGCACGTATGATGAACAACATGTTCTTTGAAGCGTATAAACTCGATTCAAGTGTAAATGTTCCTGGATACCAAAGTAAAAATCCATTTATATCCATGGATGGAAAACAACTATTCTATTCCAGTAATCGTCCGGGCGGATCGGGTGGTTTTGATATTTGGGTTTGCGACATCGATGAAAATGGTCATCCCGTTAATCCACGCAATTTGGGTCCTACCATCAATTCCGAATACGACGAAGTAACTCCTTTTTTACATCACGTTTCTTCTACCCTGTTCTTTAGTTCCAATGGACATAATTCAACCGGTGGTTTAGATATTTTCAAAAGCTATTACAATCCGGATGACTCCACCTATGCCACACCTGGAAACATCGGATTACCGTTTAACTCGCCGCAGGACGATGCTTATTTTACGGCAGATCGTTTTTTAAAACACGGGTACTTCTCGAGCGACAGAGAACCTTGCGATGGTGGTCATTGCTACGACATTTATGAATTCACCAATTCGCCGATTGCGTTTAAACTCACCGGTTTTGTTTACAATGCAGAAACCGATGATATTATTCCAAATGCACTCTTAACCTTTAACGATGTAAACGGTCAGGATGAACCTATTTTCCTAACCACCGATGAAAACGGTTTTTACTCGCAGGATTTAAAACAGGAGCAGGAATTATTTATTAAAGCCAAGAAAACAAAATTCTTTGCTGATGCTGCCACAGTTACTACTTTCGGATTAACAGAAAGCAAAACACTGGAGCAGGATTTCTTTTTACGTCCGATCCCTGCCGGTGAAATTGAAATTCCCGGTATTGAGTACGACTTTAACAAAGCAACGCTTCGTCCGAAATCCAAAGAAATTCTGGATCAGCTTTACGATTTCTTAATGCTGAACAATGACCTGGTAGTAGAAATAAAATCGCACACCGATTGCCGCGGGTCGGATGCCTACAACATGAAACTTTCTCAAGAACGTGCTCAGTCGTGCGTAGACTATCTGATTTCGAAAGGTATTGCGCGCGAGCGTTTAATTCCTCAAGGTTACGGCGAAACCGAGCCACTCTTTAAGTGCGATGATATTGAAGCCATTAAAAAATCGGATCCGGATAAGTACGAAGAACAACACCAACGCAACAGACGTACTGCTTTCCGCGTTTTAAAGCAATCCTAA
- a CDS encoding type IX secretion system membrane protein PorP/SprF, translating into MKKSILIFGFSCFALLGKTQDFHLSMYDAGPLFLNPAMTGVFEGDWRLHAQQRTQWRTVNFKPYNTSLLSFDMPTGKWGFGAQIINMRAGLGNYNALQGTVSAAYTVPLDRKKTHNFSMGLQAGVTQKSVEYQLLTYDNQYVTTNGGGFDNSLPSGENFQSNSVLVPQLNAGLLYYHSKQQSRLNPFLGVSAFNLLTPKESFFSGPNKLPMRFYAHTGVRINITEFIYVLPKVLYMMQSSASEITAACDAGFFMKQSEVMVLGGVVYRNKDAAILSLGARKGNFTGKLAYDINISTLQPSSNGKGAFEVSLTYIGKKPKSKTQKICPRI; encoded by the coding sequence ATGAAGAAGTCGATATTAATTTTTGGATTCAGCTGCTTTGCGCTATTGGGCAAAACACAGGATTTTCATTTATCCATGTATGATGCAGGACCACTCTTTTTAAACCCGGCCATGACCGGCGTGTTTGAAGGAGACTGGCGATTGCATGCGCAACAACGCACACAATGGAGAACGGTTAATTTTAAACCTTACAACACCTCGTTGCTAAGTTTCGATATGCCTACCGGCAAATGGGGATTTGGAGCACAGATCATAAATATGCGTGCAGGTTTAGGAAATTACAATGCCTTACAAGGAACAGTTTCTGCAGCCTATACCGTTCCGCTCGATCGCAAAAAAACGCATAATTTCTCCATGGGATTGCAAGCCGGAGTAACGCAAAAATCGGTAGAGTACCAATTGCTCACTTACGATAATCAGTATGTAACTACCAATGGAGGCGGATTTGATAATTCACTTCCGAGCGGAGAAAATTTCCAATCCAATTCTGTTTTGGTTCCGCAACTTAATGCCGGATTATTGTATTATCACTCCAAACAACAAAGTCGCTTAAATCCATTTTTAGGAGTATCTGCATTTAATCTCTTAACACCCAAAGAATCATTTTTTAGTGGTCCCAATAAATTACCCATGCGTTTTTATGCGCACACCGGGGTTCGGATTAACATTACGGAATTCATTTATGTATTACCGAAAGTGTTATACATGATGCAATCATCTGCCAGCGAAATTACCGCTGCTTGCGATGCCGGATTTTTCATGAAGCAAAGTGAGGTAATGGTACTTGGTGGCGTTGTGTACAGAAACAAAGATGCTGCCATCCTATCACTCGGTGCACGTAAAGGAAATTTCACCGGTAAGCTGGCATACGATATTAATATTTCTACACTGCAACCATCTTCCAACGGAAAAGGTGCCTTTGAAGTATCGCTGACCTACATCGGTAAAAAACCAAAAAGTAAAACACAAAAGATTTGTCCTCGTATCTGA
- a CDS encoding PKD domain-containing protein: protein MKNLKYIFLLLFGLNWFGSKLHAQVDTLFWFAAPWVTPDHHWRDPIAFHFSTFGNPTTIRLQQPVTGYDTTFVVPANSLFSKTVHHMMNTIESKPANTVLPYGFKITSDFPITIVYDVITRAPQYYNPETFSLKGQNGLGTEFVASFQTRWNNQTLGGDLNGDGTVTQPYQQINLVATEDNTVIYITPRCNVVGGHPANVTYSVTLPLKGQCYTIQNMVQNTSVPGNNLAGTVIVASNPIAVTVTDDSVNPSGGGGCYDLMGDQTVPTDVIGKDYIVLKGFLNAGSEESCFITATENFTTVTINDGTATTVILNQGDTYRYQLLQPRTSVSADKNVYVLHMTGYGCELGKAILPPLNCSGSDIVTFPRTNPQNFSLNILCPTGAEGGFLLNGSGALVPAGSFNAVPGTGGQWMAAQLTFTTAQIASGSSNILTNSIDNFGLGIINGGTSTGCLYHYMSSFIRRVYTNAGNDQTVCSGEPVINLSGTVEGGSTTGIWNVLDGSGTLATPTNLTTTYTPTTSDYTQGTLTFVLQSTGNCEPVADTMRVTFIQSPVVDAGTANIYCKNNITDIPVSGTLQFAAGATWTGGNGGAFANNGALSTTYTPSPADLSQDSLVLILTSAGSFFACPNDVDTLVVFFTDPPMVNAGANQVLCANTPQVNISGSVSGATTTGTWSTFGGGTFSPAGNLNTVYNVNPTDTTNGIVYLTLTSTNNGNCLAVRDSIEIQFVDVPFVAIVSEDTVCANVGTVNLDGAISSGYTPLWNTNGAGSIASNNSLSTVYSVSPIDTTAGFIQIYLSTNAGICPAQTDTMILVFATPPVAFAGIDQAFCANEVVQLNGVITGVTNTGTWTSTGTGTFNPGANFLTTTYTPSPLDVLNGGLDLILTSTNNQGCNPASDVMSITFKPAPLADFTASIECVGDNTIFNDISVATPNSVNSWNWNFGDLTTSIAQNPLHPYTASGTFTVTLIAGSSNGCYDTIQKQVTVNPLPIANFTVNTPCEGSPVTFTDQSFISTGAVTQWDYDFGDGSTHGTNQVVNHVFPGTGTFNVTLEVTSALGCSDTVIIPVTIIPRPNAAFTMSPNPVLALEAVQFTDLSTGTTPIIDWYWNFGDSAGINQQNPTHVYNNGGVYYVDLIVTDQNGCTDTARNEMIVTLLPAVPSGFTPNGDGENDVFRVRGGPFESIVFRVYNSWGQLIFSTTDQNEGWDGTFKGEDQPMGVYTWTVEVVITGGKVFNKTGDVTLMR from the coding sequence ATGAAGAACCTGAAATATATTTTCCTTTTGCTTTTCGGACTTAACTGGTTCGGATCAAAGCTACATGCACAAGTTGATACCTTGTTTTGGTTTGCAGCACCATGGGTAACTCCGGATCACCACTGGAGAGATCCTATTGCATTCCACTTTTCAACCTTTGGTAATCCAACCACCATTCGTTTGCAACAACCCGTAACCGGTTACGATACCACTTTTGTTGTGCCTGCGAATTCCTTGTTTTCAAAAACGGTTCATCATATGATGAATACCATTGAAAGCAAACCGGCGAATACCGTTTTACCCTATGGATTTAAAATCACATCTGATTTCCCTATTACCATAGTTTACGATGTAATTACCCGCGCACCGCAGTATTACAATCCGGAAACTTTTTCATTGAAGGGTCAAAATGGATTAGGAACTGAATTCGTTGCATCCTTTCAAACCAGATGGAACAATCAAACCTTGGGAGGGGATTTAAATGGAGATGGAACAGTTACCCAACCTTACCAGCAAATCAATTTAGTGGCAACAGAAGACAACACGGTAATATATATTACACCGCGCTGTAATGTGGTAGGCGGACATCCTGCCAATGTAACGTATTCGGTGACCTTGCCTTTAAAAGGACAATGCTACACGATTCAAAACATGGTCCAAAACACTTCAGTACCCGGAAATAATTTAGCAGGTACCGTTATTGTAGCCAGCAATCCGATTGCCGTAACTGTTACCGACGACTCCGTTAACCCATCAGGTGGTGGAGGATGTTACGATTTAATGGGAGACCAAACTGTACCAACAGATGTAATCGGTAAAGACTATATCGTATTAAAAGGATTTTTAAATGCGGGTTCAGAAGAATCGTGCTTTATTACAGCTACTGAAAACTTCACCACCGTAACAATTAACGACGGTACAGCAACAACCGTTATTTTAAATCAGGGCGACACCTATCGCTATCAATTATTGCAACCAAGAACATCCGTATCTGCAGATAAAAATGTGTACGTGTTACATATGACAGGATACGGTTGTGAATTAGGAAAAGCAATTCTTCCTCCGTTAAACTGTTCCGGTTCCGACATCGTAACCTTTCCAAGAACGAATCCACAGAATTTCTCATTGAATATTTTGTGTCCAACCGGAGCAGAAGGCGGTTTCCTATTAAACGGAAGTGGAGCATTAGTTCCTGCAGGATCATTTAATGCGGTGCCTGGTACAGGTGGACAATGGATGGCTGCGCAGTTAACGTTTACCACAGCACAAATCGCTTCTGGTTCTTCTAACATTCTCACCAATTCAATTGATAATTTCGGATTAGGAATTATTAATGGAGGAACATCAACCGGATGTTTATACCACTATATGTCGTCCTTTATCCGTCGCGTTTATACCAATGCAGGAAACGATCAAACCGTTTGTTCGGGCGAGCCGGTAATCAATTTATCGGGAACCGTTGAAGGCGGAAGTACAACGGGAATATGGAATGTATTGGATGGTTCAGGTACGCTTGCAACACCTACCAATCTAACTACAACCTATACACCCACAACATCAGATTATACGCAAGGAACATTAACCTTCGTACTTCAAAGTACAGGAAACTGCGAACCGGTGGCGGATACCATGCGTGTTACCTTTATTCAATCGCCGGTTGTTGATGCTGGAACAGCAAACATCTATTGCAAAAACAATATCACCGATATTCCTGTAAGCGGAACATTACAATTTGCTGCCGGTGCAACATGGACTGGTGGTAATGGTGGTGCATTTGCCAATAATGGAGCATTAAGTACAACTTATACACCATCACCTGCAGATTTATCGCAAGATAGTTTGGTATTAATTCTTACTTCGGCAGGAAGCTTCTTTGCATGTCCGAACGATGTGGATACGCTGGTTGTATTCTTTACTGATCCACCAATGGTAAATGCAGGTGCAAATCAGGTTTTATGTGCAAATACACCACAGGTAAATATCAGCGGTTCTGTAAGTGGAGCAACAACAACAGGTACATGGTCAACATTCGGAGGAGGAACATTTAGTCCCGCCGGTAATTTAAATACCGTGTATAATGTAAATCCTACAGATACAACGAATGGAATTGTGTACCTCACGTTGACATCGACCAACAATGGAAATTGCTTAGCCGTTCGCGATAGTATCGAAATCCAATTTGTGGATGTTCCATTTGTTGCTATTGTTTCTGAAGATACCGTTTGCGCCAATGTGGGAACCGTAAATCTGGATGGTGCAATTAGTTCCGGCTATACACCTTTATGGAATACCAACGGTGCAGGAAGTATTGCATCGAACAATTCATTAAGTACGGTTTATTCGGTGAGTCCGATTGATACCACTGCAGGTTTTATTCAAATTTACTTGAGCACCAATGCAGGAATTTGTCCGGCACAAACCGATACCATGATTTTAGTTTTCGCTACTCCACCCGTTGCATTTGCCGGAATTGATCAGGCGTTTTGCGCTAATGAAGTGGTACAATTGAATGGTGTCATCACCGGGGTGACCAATACCGGAACCTGGACCTCTACGGGAACAGGAACATTTAATCCGGGTGCCAATTTCTTAACCACTACCTACACACCTTCGCCATTGGACGTATTGAATGGTGGATTGGATTTGATTCTAACCTCTACCAATAATCAAGGTTGTAATCCTGCCTCCGATGTAATGAGCATCACGTTTAAACCTGCTCCATTGGCAGATTTCACGGCGAGCATCGAATGTGTGGGCGACAATACCATCTTCAATGATATCTCTGTTGCAACACCAAATAGTGTGAACAGCTGGAACTGGAATTTCGGCGACTTAACTACTTCCATTGCACAAAATCCATTGCATCCGTATACCGCAAGCGGAACATTTACGGTAACCTTAATTGCCGGATCCAGCAACGGATGTTATGATACCATTCAAAAACAAGTCACTGTTAATCCATTACCCATTGCCAACTTTACTGTGAATACACCGTGTGAAGGATCTCCGGTTACATTTACCGATCAGTCATTCATCAGCACTGGCGCAGTTACCCAATGGGATTATGATTTTGGAGACGGATCTACGCATGGAACCAATCAGGTAGTGAATCACGTATTCCCGGGAACGGGAACATTTAACGTAACACTCGAAGTAACTTCTGCATTAGGATGTTCCGATACTGTAATTATTCCTGTTACCATTATTCCACGTCCAAATGCAGCTTTCACCATGAGTCCGAATCCGGTACTTGCACTGGAGGCTGTACAGTTCACAGATTTATCTACAGGTACAACACCCATCATTGACTGGTATTGGAATTTTGGCGACTCTGCCGGAATCAATCAGCAAAATCCTACTCACGTTTACAACAACGGCGGTGTGTATTATGTCGATTTAATTGTAACCGATCAAAACGGTTGTACCGATACAGCACGCAATGAAATGATCGTGACGCTTCTCCCTGCAGTACCTTCCGGATTTACTCCGAATGGCGATGGAGAAAACGATGTGTTCCGTGTAAGAGGAGGACCATTTGAATCTATCGTGTTCCGTGTATATAATAGTTGGGGACAACTTATTTTCTCAACCACCGATCAAAATGAAGGATGGGACGGCACCTTTAAAGGTGAAGATCAACCTATGGGTGTTTACACCTGGACAGTTGAAGTTGTAATTACCGGCGGAAAAGTGTTTAACAAAACCGGTGACGTAACCCTAATGCGCTAA
- a CDS encoding type IX secretion system membrane protein PorP/SprF, which translates to MKNFKSIISICLALFSFGKVYSQQQAIYTNYLLNPLYYNPAISGSEAFHRANINYRNQWAGFDGAPKTFSASIIGSVKDRQKHGFAGMIVSDNVGLTARTGVYINYSYKIKLNKTTSLRLGVSPGFVQYRVRLYDVRVVDGGDELLTGNVLSANAIDLNSGAYIHNEKFFVGLSANQVLGQSISFTTYNDQLAMHYNLMGGYTHAFKKNFELQPSTLVRYTKGLPVSADFSLRGIFNKNFWVSATYRLSDAASIGVGYTAFNRLTIGYSYDYSLSSINPYQNGTHEIGISFRLTTKKKSLDEEDEELNNSIMEKNKKQRETEEKQK; encoded by the coding sequence ATGAAGAATTTTAAATCCATAATTTCGATTTGCCTTGCACTGTTTTCATTTGGAAAAGTGTATTCGCAGCAACAGGCTATTTACACCAACTACCTGTTAAACCCCTTGTATTACAATCCTGCTATTTCAGGAAGTGAAGCATTTCATCGTGCCAACATTAACTACCGCAATCAGTGGGCAGGATTTGATGGTGCTCCTAAAACATTTTCTGCAAGTATAATCGGATCTGTAAAAGATCGTCAGAAACATGGCTTTGCGGGAATGATTGTTTCGGATAATGTAGGACTCACCGCTCGCACCGGAGTTTACATTAACTACTCGTATAAAATCAAATTAAATAAAACAACCTCATTGCGATTGGGTGTAAGTCCTGGATTTGTGCAATACCGTGTCCGCCTATATGATGTACGCGTGGTTGACGGAGGAGATGAATTGCTGACCGGAAATGTTCTATCTGCCAACGCCATCGATTTAAATTCCGGGGCCTATATTCACAATGAAAAATTCTTTGTCGGATTATCGGCTAATCAGGTATTGGGACAAAGCATCAGCTTTACTACCTATAACGACCAGTTAGCTATGCACTACAATTTAATGGGAGGATACACACATGCCTTCAAGAAAAATTTTGAGTTGCAACCTTCAACGCTTGTTCGCTATACCAAAGGATTACCCGTATCGGCAGATTTTAGTTTACGCGGAATCTTTAATAAAAACTTCTGGGTATCGGCCACCTATCGCCTATCAGATGCGGCAAGTATTGGTGTAGGATACACTGCGTTTAACCGACTCACCATTGGTTATTCTTACGACTATTCATTATCGTCCATCAACCCATACCAAAACGGAACCCATGAAATTGGCATCAGTTTCCGATTAACCACCAAGAAAAAATCGTTGGATGAAGAAGATGAAGAACTCAATAACTCCATTATGGAGAAAAACAAAAAGCAACGTGAAACAGAGGAAAAACAGAAATAA